Proteins from a genomic interval of Rhodococcus rhodochrous:
- a CDS encoding antibiotic biosynthesis monooxygenase family protein: protein MYVITNRIDVPADTTEAFEKVFVESMRSTLDGVPGLNRTTLMRPAADGLPYVSTMEFDSKDDFLAWLRSDSFKASHSDDQAPGMQAPSAVEQHTLIEDIVFEK, encoded by the coding sequence GTGTACGTCATCACCAACCGCATCGACGTTCCTGCCGACACCACCGAAGCATTCGAAAAGGTCTTCGTCGAGAGCATGCGTTCGACGCTCGACGGAGTGCCGGGCCTCAACCGCACGACGCTGATGCGTCCCGCAGCCGACGGCCTGCCCTATGTGTCCACCATGGAGTTCGATTCCAAGGACGACTTCCTCGCATGGCTGCGTTCGGACTCGTTCAAGGCGTCGCACTCGGACGACCAGGCGCCGGGCATGCAGGCACCCTCCGCGGTGGAGCAGCACACGCTCATCGAGGACATCGTCTTCGAGAAGTAG
- a CDS encoding ABC transporter ATP-binding protein — MTSTETSFSERDSASRRTLSSLLRPFVGRFTASVALQAAGGIAGLVPLLAVAEVGRTLLAPGPVDQSRAWTAVAVGALGLFARLVLTSIGSGLAHGLDGSVQLAFRRELARHLGRVPIGWFSRRRTGELAKVVGDDVSAVHPFIAHTPGEMVNAFLVPAVSAVYLFTVDWRLTLITMIPIVLAMSLVLLLSTATRRREQEEFDEAMGRIADVVVEFVNGISVVKVFGNARRSRNRFVSAADDFVSTFTRWVRGVSGVAAGMQLALSPPFVLLTVLIGGSILITGGSMPAADLLPFVLLGVGLTAPIAALGHGFDDILAARRAVERIREVLDVPPVPEPERPVTPTGHRIDLHDVRFGYPDAHEVLRGIDLTLEPGTVTALVGPSGSGKSTLAKLLLRFFDPTHGTITLGGVDLREVGSRTLYRTISCVFQDVRLLRASIADNIALAVPHADRDDVVRAAVAADIHERIVELPHGYDTILGEEVELSGGERQRLSLARALLTDAPVLVLDEATAFADPRTEGAIHAALARLRGNRTILTVTHRSETITGADTVVVLEDGAIVEQGSPEDVLVRNGSLYPSVGSDLQGSRAR; from the coding sequence ATGACATCCACCGAAACATCCTTCTCCGAAAGGGACTCGGCATCGCGGCGAACACTGTCGTCGCTGCTACGGCCGTTCGTCGGCAGGTTCACCGCGAGCGTTGCCCTACAGGCCGCGGGCGGTATCGCGGGTCTCGTTCCACTTCTCGCCGTCGCCGAGGTCGGCCGAACCCTCCTCGCGCCGGGACCGGTCGACCAGTCCCGCGCGTGGACCGCCGTCGCTGTCGGCGCACTCGGACTCTTCGCCCGGCTCGTCCTGACATCGATCGGATCCGGACTCGCACACGGCCTCGACGGCTCCGTGCAGTTGGCGTTCCGCCGCGAACTCGCACGTCACCTCGGCCGGGTCCCGATCGGCTGGTTCTCCCGCCGCCGGACCGGCGAACTCGCGAAGGTCGTCGGCGACGACGTCTCCGCCGTGCACCCGTTCATCGCGCACACGCCCGGCGAGATGGTCAACGCCTTCCTCGTTCCGGCCGTGTCGGCGGTCTACCTGTTCACCGTCGACTGGCGGCTGACGCTGATCACCATGATCCCGATCGTCCTGGCCATGTCGCTGGTTCTTCTGCTGTCCACGGCGACCCGACGCCGGGAGCAGGAGGAGTTCGACGAAGCGATGGGACGCATCGCCGATGTGGTCGTCGAATTCGTGAACGGCATCTCGGTCGTGAAGGTCTTCGGGAACGCCCGCCGGTCCCGGAACAGATTCGTCTCGGCGGCAGACGATTTCGTCTCGACCTTCACCCGATGGGTCCGCGGCGTGTCCGGCGTGGCAGCGGGAATGCAACTCGCCCTCTCACCGCCGTTCGTGCTCCTAACCGTGTTGATCGGCGGTTCCATCCTGATCACGGGCGGCAGTATGCCCGCGGCGGATCTGCTGCCCTTCGTGCTCCTCGGCGTGGGGCTGACCGCCCCGATCGCGGCGTTGGGCCACGGATTCGACGACATCCTGGCCGCCCGGCGCGCCGTCGAGCGGATCCGGGAGGTGCTGGACGTGCCACCGGTGCCGGAACCCGAGCGGCCGGTTACGCCGACCGGGCACCGGATCGACCTGCACGACGTCCGGTTCGGCTATCCGGATGCGCACGAGGTCCTCCGGGGCATCGACCTGACCCTGGAACCGGGGACGGTCACCGCGCTGGTGGGTCCGTCCGGCAGCGGGAAGTCCACCCTGGCGAAACTGTTGCTGCGCTTCTTCGACCCGACCCACGGCACGATCACCCTCGGTGGCGTCGACCTGCGGGAGGTCGGAAGCAGGACGCTCTACCGCACGATCTCGTGTGTCTTCCAGGACGTTCGCCTGCTGCGCGCGTCGATCGCCGACAACATCGCCCTGGCCGTGCCCCACGCCGACCGCGACGACGTGGTCCGCGCAGCCGTTGCGGCCGACATCCACGAACGGATCGTCGAACTGCCCCACGGATACGACACGATCCTCGGCGAGGAGGTCGAACTGTCCGGCGGGGAGAGACAACGCCTGTCGCTCGCTCGGGCACTGCTCACCGATGCACCGGTGCTGGTGCTCGACGAGGCGACGGCCTTCGCCGATCCCCGGACCGAAGGTGCGATCCACGCCGCCCTCGCCCGTCTGCGCGGCAACCGGACCATCCTGACCGTCACGCACCGCTCGGAGACGATCACCGGGGCGGACACGGTCGTGGTTCTCGAGGACGGGGCAATCGTCGAACAGGGATCACCGGAGGACGTTCTCGTCCGTAATGGCTCCCTGTACCCATCCGTCGGTTCCGACCTGCAAGGAAGCAGAGCACGATGA
- a CDS encoding ABC transporter ATP-binding protein yields MITTLFRTLGREHAGPLRRTLALMVGCAIAEGLSYAFLVPVLRILFGDTPSDIGPWLIGFGASVAVYAVLRYVSDLSGFRVGTSLLRGVYHRLGDQLVRLPLGWYRADRVGELSATASRGVLQSMSVIAHMLAPFVSACLTPLTIVVVITAYDLRMGLAAAAAIPVVTAVQLWSARATAATDAERAARDHEATARVVEYLQAQPVLRAGGRTAERFRLLDDSLDGIRRASRRSTIAAVPGMVATTVTVQTAFTALLALGTYLAIGGDLAVPDMLALVVLAGCCAEPLLSLSEIGGKLRAARGELTRLDAFLSTPPLPEPARPMRPQGHDIEFDSVVFRRDGRAVIDGLSLAVPQGRRFAVVGPSGAGKSTLLQLLARFHDVDAGSVRIGGVDVRDIATDVLMSQIAVVFQDVYLFEGTLEENVRLGRPDATDDKVRAAGAAAGLDEVIERLPDGWSSRVGEGGAMLSGGERQRVSIARALLKDAPIVLLDETTSALDPENEAVVRAGLERLTAGRTVLMVAHRLHTVRDADRIVFLDRGRIVEQGTHDELVRRGGRYAQFWEMSVGVASPVRAS; encoded by the coding sequence ATGATCACCACACTGTTCCGCACACTCGGACGCGAACACGCCGGCCCGCTGCGCCGGACTCTTGCGCTCATGGTGGGATGCGCGATCGCCGAGGGGTTGTCGTACGCCTTCCTCGTCCCGGTGCTGCGCATCCTGTTCGGGGACACCCCCTCGGACATCGGACCCTGGCTGATCGGATTCGGAGCGTCGGTCGCCGTCTACGCGGTGCTGCGCTACGTCAGCGACCTGTCGGGCTTCCGCGTCGGTACCTCCCTGCTGCGCGGCGTCTATCACCGACTGGGCGACCAACTCGTACGGTTGCCGCTCGGCTGGTATCGCGCCGACCGGGTCGGCGAACTGTCGGCGACGGCGAGTCGCGGTGTCCTGCAATCGATGAGCGTGATCGCCCACATGCTCGCGCCGTTCGTCTCGGCGTGCCTGACCCCGCTGACCATCGTGGTGGTGATAACCGCCTACGACCTGCGGATGGGTCTGGCGGCCGCTGCCGCGATCCCCGTGGTGACGGCGGTGCAGCTGTGGTCGGCACGCGCCACCGCGGCGACCGATGCCGAACGGGCCGCACGCGATCACGAGGCCACCGCTCGCGTCGTCGAATACCTCCAGGCGCAGCCCGTTCTGCGTGCAGGCGGACGAACCGCCGAACGTTTCCGGCTGCTCGACGACTCTCTCGACGGTATCCGGCGCGCATCGCGACGATCGACGATCGCAGCCGTGCCGGGAATGGTCGCTACGACGGTGACCGTGCAGACGGCGTTCACCGCCCTTCTGGCGCTGGGCACCTATCTCGCGATCGGCGGGGACCTCGCAGTGCCGGACATGCTGGCACTCGTCGTCCTCGCAGGCTGTTGCGCCGAACCGCTGTTGTCACTGTCGGAGATCGGCGGGAAGCTGCGCGCCGCCCGCGGCGAACTGACCCGACTGGACGCCTTCCTGAGCACCCCTCCCCTCCCCGAGCCGGCTCGTCCGATGCGACCGCAGGGTCACGACATCGAGTTCGACTCGGTGGTCTTCCGTCGGGACGGTCGCGCGGTGATCGACGGGTTGTCGCTGGCGGTGCCGCAGGGCCGGCGGTTCGCGGTGGTCGGGCCGTCCGGCGCCGGGAAGAGCACGCTGCTGCAACTGCTCGCACGGTTCCACGACGTGGATGCGGGCTCCGTGCGCATCGGCGGTGTGGATGTGCGGGACATCGCGACCGACGTGCTGATGTCGCAGATCGCAGTGGTCTTCCAGGACGTCTACCTGTTCGAGGGGACCCTCGAGGAGAACGTGCGACTCGGACGTCCGGATGCGACCGACGACAAGGTGCGCGCCGCCGGCGCCGCCGCGGGACTGGACGAGGTGATCGAACGCCTCCCCGACGGCTGGTCGTCGCGGGTCGGTGAAGGCGGCGCGATGTTGTCCGGTGGGGAACGGCAGCGGGTGTCGATCGCGCGAGCGCTGCTCAAGGATGCGCCGATCGTCCTGCTGGACGAGACGACGTCCGCCCTGGACCCGGAGAACGAGGCGGTCGTCCGCGCCGGATTGGAACGACTCACTGCGGGACGGACGGTGCTGATGGTCGCGCATCGGTTGCACACCGTGCGCGACGCCGACCGGATCGTGTTCCTGGACCGGGGACGGATCGTCGAGCAGGGAACCCACGACGAACTGGTGCGTCGCGGCGGTCGCTACGCGCAGTTCTGGGAGATGTCGGTCGGGGTGGCTTCACCGGTCCGCGCATCGTGA
- a CDS encoding alpha/beta fold hydrolase, whose product MLRSPRRSFDESDEGRAFHAAYDALLAKWPHGTVIHDLDSRFGTTRVTEYGPPGAPPVLLLPGAGATSMVWFANAAALGEAHRLLAVDIIGDVGRSVTGGDPVRSVDDLLEWLGSVADALGVTRCAVVGHSYGAMIALAAAVRASHRVDQLVLLDPNSCFAGMRPGYLLRALPVLLRPTAARERAFLGWETRGAQLDPDWITLMALGAEHFPTAKTIVPRRPSPEELGRCTAETTVVLAPFGRVHDPDEVGRAARKALPSCRVVTLTAGTHHTLPMSPSDEIDTVLRDALGTGAPADRNCDPDHR is encoded by the coding sequence ATGCTCCGGTCACCACGCAGATCGTTCGACGAGTCCGACGAGGGCCGCGCCTTCCACGCCGCGTACGACGCACTTCTCGCGAAATGGCCGCACGGCACCGTGATCCACGATCTCGACTCCCGTTTCGGCACCACCCGCGTCACCGAGTACGGCCCGCCCGGCGCACCGCCGGTCCTGCTCCTCCCGGGCGCCGGCGCCACGTCGATGGTCTGGTTCGCCAACGCCGCGGCACTGGGGGAGGCTCACCGGCTACTGGCCGTCGACATCATCGGCGACGTCGGACGCAGCGTCACCGGCGGTGATCCCGTCCGCAGCGTCGACGATCTGCTCGAATGGCTCGGCTCCGTCGCCGATGCCCTCGGAGTGACGCGGTGTGCGGTCGTCGGTCACTCGTACGGCGCGATGATCGCGCTCGCGGCAGCCGTTCGCGCATCCCACCGGGTCGACCAGCTCGTGCTGCTCGATCCCAACTCGTGCTTCGCCGGGATGCGGCCCGGATACCTCCTGCGGGCGCTTCCCGTCCTCCTGCGGCCCACGGCCGCCCGCGAACGGGCATTTCTCGGGTGGGAAACCCGAGGGGCACAACTCGATCCCGACTGGATCACCTTGATGGCGCTCGGCGCGGAGCATTTCCCGACCGCGAAGACGATCGTGCCCCGGCGGCCGTCACCCGAAGAGCTTGGGCGGTGCACGGCCGAGACCACGGTGGTGCTCGCGCCGTTCGGGCGCGTCCACGACCCCGACGAGGTGGGCCGCGCAGCGCGGAAGGCGCTCCCGTCCTGCCGGGTCGTCACCCTCACCGCCGGTACCCATCACACCCTGCCGATGTCCCCGAGCGACGAGATCGACACCGTGCTACGGGATGCGCTGGGGACCGGTGCTCCCGCCGATCGGAATTGTGATCCAGATCACCGATGA
- a CDS encoding phosphodiesterase, which yields MGSSPAPERIAEYPRPSHTLLHLTDTHLVGGDELLYGTVDADTRLGLILDDIRASRVRPDALVFTGDLADRGQPDAYRKLRGLVEPLAAALDAEIVWAMGNHDDRATFREELLDEAPLGAPIDAVHAVGGLRIVSLDTSVPGHHHGEVTDDQLAWLADELATPSPFGTVLALHHPPVPSVFDMAVLVELRDQAGLAEVLRGTDVRAILGGHLHYSTSATFAGIPVSVASSTCYTQDLNVPVGSQRGHDGAQGFNLVHVYPDTIVHSVVPSGSYATAGQPHTAEDAARCLAEAGIRIPENPDLTVRI from the coding sequence ATGGGCAGTTCTCCGGCCCCTGAGCGAATTGCCGAATACCCCAGACCTTCGCACACGCTGCTCCATCTCACCGACACCCATCTCGTCGGTGGAGACGAACTCCTCTACGGCACCGTCGACGCCGACACCCGCCTCGGGCTGATCCTCGACGACATCCGTGCCTCCCGGGTCCGACCCGACGCCCTGGTGTTCACCGGCGACCTCGCCGATCGCGGCCAGCCCGATGCCTACCGCAAGCTCCGCGGACTCGTCGAACCACTGGCCGCAGCACTCGACGCCGAGATCGTGTGGGCGATGGGCAACCACGACGACCGCGCGACCTTCCGTGAAGAGCTGCTCGACGAAGCGCCCCTCGGCGCACCGATCGACGCCGTCCACGCCGTGGGCGGACTTCGGATCGTCAGCCTCGACACCTCGGTCCCGGGCCACCACCACGGTGAGGTGACCGACGACCAGCTCGCCTGGCTGGCCGACGAACTCGCGACACCCTCGCCTTTCGGTACCGTTCTCGCACTGCATCATCCGCCCGTGCCGAGCGTGTTCGACATGGCCGTCCTCGTCGAACTGCGCGACCAGGCCGGTCTGGCCGAAGTACTGCGCGGCACCGATGTCCGCGCCATCCTCGGCGGTCATCTGCACTACTCGACCTCGGCCACGTTCGCGGGCATCCCGGTGTCCGTCGCCTCGTCGACCTGCTACACGCAGGACCTGAACGTCCCGGTCGGTTCGCAGCGCGGGCACGACGGCGCGCAGGGTTTCAACCTCGTGCACGTCTATCCCGACACGATCGTGCACTCCGTGGTGCCCAGCGGAAGCTACGCCACCGCCGGGCAACCCCACACGGCCGAGGACGCGGCGCGGTGTCTGGCCGAGGCCGGCATCCGCATCCCCGAGAACCCCGACCTCACCGTTCGGATCTAG
- a CDS encoding TetR/AcrR family transcriptional regulator C-terminal domain-containing protein encodes MGPTRAQGRHAGLTRQQVLHAAVQMVDRDGAAALSMRKLARELDVEAMTLYHHVKNKQGLEDAIVQYVMDEAFTGAETDAPWRTVLEGYGRAFHRGLLAHPGAVPFFASRPAITPGNVVHLEKMLRVLRDAGFAPQDALLVIQTLAAVVLGQHSAPPADDGDPGIDTEALAEFPLFVEAMGSGAPSVESRVEFALQAFIAGLKEPSGAAI; translated from the coding sequence GTGGGACCGACGCGCGCACAAGGTCGACATGCCGGGCTGACCCGGCAACAGGTGCTACATGCAGCGGTGCAGATGGTCGACCGGGACGGTGCGGCCGCGCTGTCGATGCGGAAGCTGGCACGTGAGCTGGACGTGGAGGCGATGACGCTGTACCACCACGTGAAGAACAAACAGGGACTCGAGGACGCCATCGTCCAGTACGTGATGGACGAAGCGTTCACCGGAGCCGAAACCGATGCTCCGTGGCGGACGGTTCTCGAGGGTTACGGCCGGGCCTTCCATCGTGGCCTGCTCGCGCACCCGGGGGCGGTGCCGTTCTTCGCGTCCCGTCCGGCGATCACCCCGGGCAATGTCGTGCACCTGGAGAAGATGCTCCGGGTGTTGCGGGACGCCGGATTCGCACCGCAGGATGCGCTTCTCGTGATCCAGACACTGGCCGCCGTCGTCCTCGGTCAGCACAGCGCGCCGCCGGCAGACGACGGCGATCCGGGTATCGATACCGAAGCCCTCGCCGAGTTCCCGCTGTTCGTCGAAGCGATGGGGTCCGGTGCGCCGTCCGTGGAGTCGCGGGTGGAGTTCGCGCTGCAGGCGTTCATCGCAGGGCTGAAGGAACCGAGCGGCGCCGCAATATAG
- a CDS encoding esterase/lipase family protein has product MGMQIRSWAAAALAVAFTVVGAGTAAAEEPAPPLPVGKTFLDGFAHEFGDPNGSAVGTNDWDCVPSEEHPDPVVLVHGTVLNRHNNWSYLGPLLANEGYCVFALTYGNHADLPWPLSSVGGLLPMEDSAQQLSEFVDEVLAATGAEKVDLVGHSQGTLMPVWYVKFLGGNEKVDDYVSLGPVYEGSHAFLLAASFELFEHVGVRQDVENLVHFLGCGACPQVLAGSDWIHTIQEAGIYADEVTYTNIMTRYEEIVLPYTSGYHEAPNATNIVLQDHCANDFVEHAGIVNDPNAAWFVLDALDPSSAGPLECVFVPPILGWSPDPTISNPTTKDAVVASRPGA; this is encoded by the coding sequence ATGGGAATGCAGATACGTTCATGGGCCGCCGCGGCACTCGCGGTCGCCTTCACTGTGGTCGGGGCGGGAACGGCAGCCGCGGAGGAGCCCGCTCCTCCCCTGCCCGTCGGAAAGACGTTCCTGGACGGCTTCGCCCACGAGTTCGGCGACCCGAACGGAAGCGCGGTCGGCACGAACGACTGGGACTGCGTCCCGTCGGAGGAACACCCGGATCCCGTCGTGCTCGTCCACGGCACGGTGCTCAACCGTCACAACAACTGGTCGTATCTCGGACCTCTCCTCGCGAACGAGGGCTACTGCGTCTTCGCCCTCACTTACGGCAACCACGCCGACCTCCCCTGGCCGTTGAGTTCCGTCGGCGGGCTGCTGCCGATGGAGGACAGCGCACAGCAACTCTCCGAGTTCGTCGACGAAGTCCTTGCCGCGACCGGTGCGGAGAAGGTCGACCTCGTCGGTCACTCGCAGGGCACCCTGATGCCCGTCTGGTACGTGAAGTTCCTCGGCGGCAACGAGAAGGTCGACGACTACGTCTCGCTCGGACCGGTCTACGAGGGCAGCCACGCCTTCCTGCTCGCGGCGTCGTTCGAACTGTTCGAGCACGTCGGTGTGCGGCAGGACGTGGAGAATCTCGTCCACTTCCTCGGATGCGGTGCGTGCCCGCAGGTTCTTGCCGGATCGGACTGGATCCACACGATCCAGGAGGCGGGCATCTATGCCGACGAGGTGACGTACACGAACATCATGACCCGCTACGAGGAGATCGTCCTCCCGTACACCAGTGGCTACCACGAGGCACCCAACGCGACGAACATCGTGCTGCAGGACCACTGTGCGAACGACTTCGTCGAGCATGCCGGCATCGTCAACGATCCGAACGCGGCATGGTTCGTCCTCGACGCGCTCGACCCGAGTTCGGCAGGGCCGCTGGAGTGCGTCTTCGTGCCGCCGATCCTCGGCTGGAGCCCGGATCCGACGATCAGCAATCCCACAACCAAGGACGCTGTGGTCGCGAGTCGCCCCGGCGCCTGA
- a CDS encoding MFS transporter, producing the protein MTDATRPGYTLAAVATVQFMVSLDLSVANIGLPRITEGLHFDPVGATWVIHAYALFFGGLLLLGGRAADLYGHKRTLLVGLGVFGLASLLGGFAAVPGHLVAARAMQGVGAAALAPAALALLSSTFSEGRARVRAFGIWSAMNAGGAAFGLVLGGVLTEYAGWRWVMFVNVPMAAAALALTCLGVGADGVPARRGRPDVLGAILGTAGTTALVFALVRTDHHGWTSTITLVTLAAAIALLVVFVHVERTTRRDPLIPLGLFTNRSVSGANAFNLLVGATIGSAFYFVSLYLQQVLGNSPAATGLMTLPVAVGVIAGSVVAVKLGYRVAARTLLVAGGLVSASGFAWFGLISADGSFVTDVLGPAVVVGIGFGLCLGPVVSVATSGVATHEMGTASGLLNTSRQIGASLGLAVLGTAAHHRIGTLATPESMNSGYALGFAFGAVLLVVAAVIAFTVLPRTGAPAEPTGDVAPNRRPTKARTS; encoded by the coding sequence ATGACTGACGCAACGAGGCCCGGATACACCCTTGCAGCCGTCGCAACGGTGCAGTTCATGGTGTCGCTGGATCTGTCCGTTGCGAACATCGGACTCCCCCGGATCACCGAGGGGTTGCACTTCGATCCGGTGGGCGCGACGTGGGTGATCCACGCCTACGCACTGTTCTTCGGCGGTCTGCTCCTCCTCGGAGGACGCGCGGCCGATCTCTACGGGCACAAGCGCACTCTCCTCGTAGGACTGGGCGTGTTCGGCCTCGCCTCGCTGCTCGGCGGGTTCGCTGCGGTACCCGGCCACCTCGTCGCCGCACGAGCGATGCAGGGTGTCGGGGCTGCGGCCCTCGCGCCGGCCGCGTTGGCACTGCTGTCGTCGACCTTCTCCGAGGGTCGCGCCAGGGTCCGTGCCTTCGGGATATGGAGCGCCATGAACGCCGGAGGTGCCGCCTTCGGTCTCGTCCTCGGCGGCGTCCTCACCGAATACGCCGGGTGGCGGTGGGTCATGTTCGTCAACGTGCCCATGGCGGCTGCAGCACTCGCACTGACCTGTCTGGGCGTGGGAGCCGACGGAGTACCCGCGCGGCGCGGTCGCCCGGACGTGCTCGGCGCGATTCTCGGCACCGCAGGAACGACAGCCCTGGTGTTCGCACTCGTACGCACCGACCATCACGGGTGGACCTCGACGATCACGCTGGTCACCCTCGCCGCGGCGATCGCCCTCCTGGTGGTGTTCGTCCACGTCGAGCGGACCACCCGCCGCGACCCGTTGATCCCGCTCGGCCTCTTCACCAATCGGTCGGTGAGCGGGGCGAACGCCTTCAACCTGCTGGTGGGCGCCACCATCGGGTCGGCGTTCTATTTCGTCTCGCTGTATCTGCAGCAGGTGCTCGGCAACAGCCCGGCCGCCACGGGGTTGATGACCCTGCCGGTGGCCGTGGGCGTGATCGCCGGATCGGTGGTCGCCGTCAAGCTCGGCTACCGCGTGGCAGCACGCACACTCCTCGTGGCCGGTGGACTCGTCAGCGCGTCCGGGTTCGCATGGTTCGGTCTGATCAGCGCCGACGGATCGTTCGTCACCGACGTTCTGGGACCGGCCGTCGTCGTCGGCATCGGTTTCGGACTCTGCCTCGGTCCGGTGGTATCGGTCGCAACTTCGGGGGTGGCCACACACGAGATGGGCACGGCCTCCGGACTTCTCAACACGTCGCGGCAGATCGGCGCGTCGCTCGGACTCGCCGTTCTCGGTACCGCTGCACACCACCGCATCGGTACGCTCGCGACGCCCGAGAGCATGAACAGTGGCTACGCACTCGGATTCGCCTTCGGTGCAGTGCTTCTCGTCGTCGCTGCCGTGATCGCATTCACCGTTCTCCCCCGGACCGGCGCGCCCGCCGAGCCTACCGGCGACGTCGCCCCGAACCGAAGACCGACGAAAGCGCGGACATCATGA
- a CDS encoding MarR family winged helix-turn-helix transcriptional regulator has translation MTDDGRLDMIHRLRALTVQLDLLGAEFAQKHALHPTDLRALIGLLDRERAGEIATPGWLAEHLRLNTASVTALVDRLERAGHVRRDRDSDDRRRVILRVTPAAEKLGWDFFGPLFARASAALESFSEPQLDVVREFLGSMTAAVEAARSPEDTEG, from the coding sequence ATGACGGACGACGGCAGACTCGACATGATCCACCGGTTGCGCGCGCTCACGGTGCAACTCGATCTGCTCGGCGCCGAATTCGCACAGAAACACGCGCTGCACCCCACCGATCTGCGAGCACTGATCGGACTTCTCGACCGGGAGCGGGCCGGGGAGATCGCGACACCCGGCTGGCTCGCCGAGCACCTGCGGCTCAACACGGCATCGGTCACCGCACTCGTCGACAGGCTCGAACGGGCCGGCCACGTGAGGCGGGATCGCGACAGCGACGACCGGCGACGCGTGATCCTGCGCGTGACCCCGGCCGCCGAGAAACTCGGTTGGGATTTCTTCGGCCCGCTCTTCGCCCGGGCCTCCGCCGCGCTCGAGTCCTTCTCCGAGCCGCAATTGGACGTCGTGCGGGAATTCCTCGGCTCCATGACTGCCGCAGTGGAAGCCGCCCGCTCCCCGGAGGACACCGAGGGCTGA
- a CDS encoding stealth family protein, which translates to MWFEDRYAIPITTTTPDEARIEDVLFLRRVLDRARIDYLLVRDDSDRPILAVDRQDRKRLRAALVEGCADEPFYSKAVGSKRRPVPVADGRLSRDRKDRVFRLFRPRVELTSGLRYGASNGVDIELWTYTDDEVIMPRPNALTRTVALRDEMRRTTVERYGQLWPTIEGMFDRHPGDIPFEIDLVFSWVDGSSKSFQAKRAKLMQNYVVGEGDDSPARYRQINELKYALRSVHMYAPWVRRIFVATDSPRPAWLADDPRVTFVRSEEFFADPSALPTYNSMAVESQLHHIPGLSEHFLYSNDDMFFGRRVSPSLFFSGGGVGKFIECDVRIGLGRNNASRSGFENSARMNRKLLQDRFGVTITRHLEHTPVPLRRSIMAEMEREFADEFAATAASPFRAADNISVTNSFYHYYTLLTGRAVQQTTAKVEYVDTTVKSGLRHLDTILARRNLDLFCLNDGSAPEVDLELRTAKVTQFLERYYPIPAPWETDHPGRPDVG; encoded by the coding sequence GTGTGGTTCGAGGATCGCTACGCCATCCCGATCACCACCACCACGCCCGACGAGGCTCGGATCGAGGACGTACTGTTCCTGCGCCGCGTGCTCGACCGGGCGCGTATCGACTACCTGCTCGTGCGCGACGACAGCGACCGCCCGATCCTGGCGGTCGACCGCCAGGATCGGAAGAGGCTGCGCGCCGCTCTCGTCGAGGGGTGTGCCGACGAGCCCTTCTACTCGAAGGCCGTCGGTTCGAAGCGGCGTCCCGTCCCGGTGGCGGACGGTCGGCTCTCGCGCGACAGGAAGGACCGGGTGTTCCGGCTGTTCCGCCCGCGGGTCGAGCTGACCAGCGGGCTGCGGTACGGCGCGTCGAACGGGGTCGACATCGAACTGTGGACCTACACCGACGACGAGGTGATCATGCCTCGTCCGAACGCTCTCACCCGCACGGTCGCCCTGCGCGACGAGATGCGCCGGACGACGGTCGAGCGGTACGGACAGCTGTGGCCCACGATCGAGGGCATGTTCGACCGCCATCCGGGCGACATTCCGTTCGAGATCGACCTCGTGTTCTCGTGGGTCGACGGGTCGTCGAAGTCGTTCCAGGCCAAGCGCGCGAAGCTGATGCAGAACTATGTCGTCGGCGAAGGTGACGACTCGCCGGCGCGCTACCGGCAGATCAACGAACTCAAGTACGCCCTGCGTTCGGTCCACATGTACGCGCCGTGGGTGCGGCGGATCTTCGTCGCCACCGACTCACCGCGACCGGCGTGGCTCGCCGACGATCCGCGCGTGACCTTCGTGCGGAGCGAGGAGTTCTTCGCCGACCCGTCGGCACTGCCCACCTACAACTCGATGGCGGTCGAGTCGCAGTTGCATCACATCCCGGGATTGTCCGAGCACTTCCTGTACTCGAACGACGACATGTTCTTCGGTCGCCGGGTGAGCCCGAGCCTGTTCTTCTCCGGCGGGGGCGTCGGCAAGTTCATCGAGTGCGACGTGCGGATCGGTCTCGGCCGAAACAACGCGTCGCGCAGCGGATTCGAGAACTCCGCGCGCATGAACCGCAAGCTTCTGCAGGACCGCTTCGGGGTCACCATCACTCGGCACCTCGAGCACACACCTGTCCCGTTGCGCAGGTCGATCATGGCGGAGATGGAGCGCGAGTTCGCGGACGAGTTCGCTGCGACGGCGGCGAGCCCGTTCCGGGCGGCAGACAACATCTCGGTGACGAACTCCTTCTACCACTACTACACGCTGCTGACCGGCCGCGCGGTGCAGCAGACCACGGCGAAGGTGGAGTACGTCGACACCACCGTGAAGTCCGGTCTGCGACATCTGGACACGATCCTGGCGCGTCGCAATCTCGACCTGTTCTGCCTCAACGACGGCAGCGCGCCCGAGGTCGACCTGGAGCTGCGCACCGCGAAGGTCACGCAGTTCCTGGAGCGGTACTACCCGATTCCGGCGCCCTGGGAGACCGACCACCCGGGCCGACCGGACGTCGGCTAG